One genomic window of Natronorubrum aibiense includes the following:
- a CDS encoding alkaline phosphatase family protein codes for MTLNSDTIDRAFVLGIDGVPWDLIHEWIAAGELPNFGTLLGEGVGAPLESTTPPTTPLAWPSIATGVWPDKHGIYGFKRVESDYTQEMYTSAALDRPPLWELLSPATVGNVPMTYPASELDGTMVSGMISPSMNYRFTHPPEFVDELTGRIPEYQIGLNWYDYADEKDAFTEDLASLVAARRSLMDQLMEIDDWRLFFFVYTAPDRLQHLIWEEDVILEHYKQLDDILGDVLEYVDRHEANLFVVSDHGFGLISKFVHLNTVLANEGYLTRKGARGTRNSLERLGITKSTLHETFQRLGIDDKRLAKHLPKQLVDGVAKQVPGDHSLYDVDFSETVAFAYGPSYVYINDTERFDQGIVSPSDIPSIKRDLQALFSNVTDPDTGERALDVHDGDDVFPTDEASPDLVVVGKDGYEEKMTIDTDVFAPAGAKAASHRKHGVFFARGPDIRARDSIDGLSVVDVAPTVLHSVGEAIPDDVDGEVQTEIVASDAEPSVRKAESARQSGSATDETVDEDFGDVEDRLRGLGYME; via the coding sequence ATGACTCTCAACTCCGATACCATCGATAGAGCGTTTGTTCTCGGAATCGACGGCGTCCCCTGGGATCTCATTCACGAGTGGATCGCGGCCGGTGAACTGCCGAATTTCGGTACGCTTCTCGGGGAAGGGGTCGGTGCCCCGCTCGAGAGTACGACGCCACCGACGACGCCGTTGGCGTGGCCGTCGATCGCGACGGGCGTCTGGCCGGACAAACATGGTATCTACGGCTTCAAACGCGTCGAGTCGGATTATACGCAGGAGATGTATACGAGTGCCGCGCTCGACCGGCCGCCGCTGTGGGAGTTGCTGTCACCGGCGACCGTCGGGAACGTCCCGATGACGTATCCGGCCAGCGAACTCGACGGCACCATGGTTTCTGGCATGATTTCGCCGTCAATGAACTACCGTTTTACGCATCCGCCCGAGTTTGTCGACGAGCTCACAGGCCGGATTCCGGAGTACCAGATCGGCCTGAATTGGTACGACTACGCCGACGAGAAAGACGCGTTCACGGAGGATCTCGCCTCGCTCGTCGCTGCCCGACGGTCGCTGATGGACCAACTCATGGAGATCGACGACTGGCGGCTGTTCTTTTTCGTCTACACGGCCCCAGACCGGCTCCAGCACCTCATCTGGGAAGAAGACGTCATCCTCGAGCACTACAAACAACTCGACGATATCCTCGGCGATGTCCTGGAGTACGTCGACCGCCACGAGGCGAATCTGTTCGTCGTCTCCGATCACGGTTTCGGCTTGATCTCGAAGTTCGTCCATCTCAACACTGTGTTGGCGAACGAGGGGTATCTCACCAGAAAAGGGGCGCGTGGCACGCGCAACTCCCTCGAACGACTCGGAATTACGAAGTCGACGCTCCACGAGACGTTCCAGCGGCTCGGAATCGACGACAAGCGACTCGCCAAACATCTCCCGAAGCAACTCGTTGATGGCGTCGCAAAGCAGGTTCCCGGCGATCACAGCCTCTATGACGTCGATTTCTCCGAGACCGTCGCGTTCGCGTATGGACCGAGCTACGTCTACATCAACGACACCGAACGGTTCGACCAGGGAATCGTCTCGCCGTCCGACATTCCGTCGATCAAACGAGACCTGCAGGCGCTCTTTTCGAACGTAACCGATCCCGACACTGGCGAGCGGGCGCTGGACGTACACGACGGCGACGACGTCTTCCCGACGGACGAGGCCAGTCCCGATCTGGTCGTCGTCGGCAAAGACGGCTACGAGGAGAAGATGACGATCGATACGGATGTCTTCGCGCCCGCCGGTGCCAAAGCGGCCAGTCACCGGAAACACGGTGTGTTCTTCGCCCGCGGTCCCGATATCCGCGCACGCGATTCCATCGACGGCTTGTCGGTCGTCGATGTTGCGCCGACGGTGCTTCACAGCGTTGGCGAAGCGATTCCCGACGACGTTGACGGCGAGGTCCAAACCGAGATCGTCGCCTCGGATGCGGAGCCGTCTGTCCGCAAGGCCGAGTCCGCGAGACAGTCCGGCTCAGCAACTGACGAGACTGTCGATGAGGACTTCGGCGACGTCGAGGATCGGCTTCGTGGACTCGGCTACATGGAGTGA
- a CDS encoding MFS transporter codes for MSTQSAVDDDLFRKVALVVGFLAIAGSALAARANPATGYELSLYTMTSPFVWAGLVVALAVALAVAFVPSSGTSHTRGTQALALVLGGVVMVVFAGLPIIRGYRFYGHHDALTHLGWARAISEGTIVPFDLFYPGIHTVTVLINSALGIPLSRSLLFVVLISVLVFCVFVPLCVGTITQSQQAAAIAAFSAFLLLPITTISMYLQAHAMSQAVLFSALLFYLFVKYLRVDRTSASVSAIGVLFALTATATVVYHPQLVAHLIAVFIGISVVQYVARRFWSRGRIAGQTPMYSVTLFFIALFLVWTANHGFFSGMLEYFFESVIEYFFERGSGGEETIATQGTSLASLGGGLLEIFLKLFFPQLMFSLLAGGLALAAVVFRRSPYVSSIRAETTYFVTALVALVPLFLIYFAASGATMYFRVMGLMMVFVTILGSLVIYGLSTRYANRRQQSPSTSRPLLAAGFAVLLTLSLVAIFPSPYIYNASPHVSDAQMDGYGTAFETQADDVGFIGLRDGPNRFDDAINGNAERMHLHEGPPEEGLNSRLAEQYDGDRYLVLTQADRERETIAYGELRYSEAEFDSIATQPRVDRVQSNGEFELYWIRGNDNRN; via the coding sequence ATGTCTACTCAGTCAGCCGTCGATGACGACCTGTTTCGAAAGGTGGCACTCGTAGTCGGATTCCTCGCGATCGCAGGCAGTGCACTCGCCGCCCGCGCCAACCCTGCAACCGGGTACGAGCTCTCACTATACACGATGACGTCCCCGTTCGTCTGGGCGGGACTGGTGGTTGCACTCGCCGTTGCGCTTGCCGTCGCCTTTGTCCCGTCTTCGGGGACGAGTCACACTCGAGGCACGCAAGCGCTCGCGCTCGTCCTCGGCGGCGTCGTGATGGTCGTCTTCGCTGGCCTCCCGATCATCCGTGGCTATCGGTTTTACGGCCATCACGACGCGTTGACCCACCTGGGCTGGGCTCGAGCGATCAGTGAGGGAACGATCGTCCCGTTCGACCTGTTCTATCCCGGGATTCACACGGTGACGGTGCTCATCAACTCGGCGCTTGGCATCCCGCTGTCTCGATCGTTGCTCTTCGTCGTGCTCATCTCCGTGCTCGTGTTCTGTGTCTTCGTGCCCCTGTGTGTGGGAACGATCACACAGAGCCAGCAGGCCGCCGCTATCGCCGCCTTTTCGGCGTTCTTGTTGTTGCCGATTACGACAATTTCGATGTATCTGCAGGCACACGCGATGTCGCAGGCGGTGCTGTTCTCGGCGCTGCTGTTCTATCTCTTCGTCAAATACCTCCGCGTCGATCGGACGTCCGCGTCGGTGTCCGCCATCGGCGTCCTCTTCGCACTCACCGCGACCGCGACTGTCGTCTATCACCCCCAACTCGTTGCCCACCTGATTGCCGTCTTCATCGGCATCTCCGTCGTGCAGTACGTTGCCAGACGGTTCTGGAGTCGCGGTCGGATCGCCGGCCAGACACCGATGTACAGCGTGACGCTGTTTTTCATCGCGTTGTTCCTCGTCTGGACGGCTAATCATGGCTTTTTCAGCGGCATGCTCGAGTACTTCTTCGAGTCCGTGATCGAGTACTTCTTCGAGCGTGGAAGCGGCGGTGAGGAGACCATCGCGACACAAGGTACGTCACTCGCGTCGCTCGGTGGTGGCCTGCTCGAGATCTTTCTCAAGCTGTTCTTCCCGCAGCTGATGTTCAGTCTCCTCGCTGGAGGGCTCGCCCTTGCCGCGGTGGTCTTTCGACGCTCTCCGTACGTTTCCAGTATTCGTGCCGAGACGACGTACTTCGTTACCGCGCTCGTCGCGCTCGTCCCGCTCTTCCTGATATATTTCGCCGCGTCGGGCGCAACGATGTACTTCCGGGTGATGGGGCTGATGATGGTGTTCGTCACGATTCTCGGCTCACTCGTGATCTACGGGCTCTCGACCCGGTACGCGAACCGACGACAGCAGTCGCCGTCGACCAGTCGACCGCTGCTCGCCGCTGGGTTCGCCGTGTTGCTGACGCTGTCGCTCGTCGCTATCTTCCCCTCGCCGTACATTTACAACGCGTCTCCCCACGTTAGCGACGCGCAGATGGACGGGTATGGAACTGCGTTCGAGACACAGGCCGACGATGTCGGGTTTATTGGACTGCGGGATGGACCGAACCGTTTCGACGACGCGATCAACGGGAACGCTGAACGAATGCACCTTCACGAAGGGCCACCGGAGGAAGGGCTCAACTCGAGACTTGCCGAACAGTACGACGGTGATCGCTACCTCGTCCTCACACAGGCGGATCGAGAGCGAGAGACGATCGCGTATGGCGAACTTCGCTACTCCGAAGCCGAGTTTGATTCAATCGCGACACAGCCTCGAGTGGATCGCGTCCAGTCCAATGGCGAGTTCGAACTGTACTGGATTCGGGGCAACGACAATCGTAACTGA
- a CDS encoding DUF1616 domain-containing protein, translated as MKDLLIRTFRPFAAVGLGTRDLVGRLPIDLVGVTGFVAVATVLLAVVDVASPIVRGAVGFPLLFLAPGYVTVSILFPRASPVDTLESTPLLGQTRDVTDVERAALAFGLSVAILPLLGLAIAALSWGFTTSTVVGTVSGFAIVGVAVAAFRRFRVAPRDRYRFRLGRKLGAVRAALFGSGSAAHTAVNVVLVVSLLLALTSVGYALVSPQQGEQYTSLQLLTEDESGDLVAGGTPSAVEPGGSIAFTTGIENQEGHEQEYTVVIQEQWLEDGEVFDRTELQRTEHSVSDGETLTVDRDVTPTAESGTVRIAVLLYDGEVPDVPTADNAYRHGYFWTDVGEDLEDE; from the coding sequence ATGAAAGACCTCTTGATCAGAACGTTTCGACCGTTTGCGGCCGTTGGCCTCGGAACCAGGGATCTCGTCGGTCGACTGCCGATCGATCTGGTCGGTGTTACCGGATTCGTCGCCGTTGCGACCGTCCTGCTGGCAGTCGTCGATGTCGCTTCGCCGATCGTGCGAGGGGCAGTCGGATTCCCGCTGCTGTTTCTCGCACCGGGATACGTGACGGTCTCAATCCTCTTTCCGCGCGCGTCGCCGGTCGACACGCTGGAGTCGACCCCGCTGCTCGGACAGACACGAGACGTAACTGACGTCGAACGCGCAGCGCTCGCGTTCGGACTGAGTGTTGCGATCCTGCCGCTTCTCGGACTCGCGATTGCCGCTCTCTCGTGGGGCTTTACCACATCGACCGTGGTCGGAACCGTAAGCGGCTTCGCCATCGTCGGTGTCGCCGTCGCCGCGTTCAGACGGTTTCGAGTGGCCCCGCGGGATCGGTACCGGTTCCGGCTCGGTCGAAAACTCGGTGCCGTTCGCGCGGCTCTCTTCGGATCGGGGTCGGCTGCACACACTGCCGTCAACGTCGTTCTCGTCGTCAGTCTGCTGCTCGCGCTGACGAGCGTCGGCTACGCGCTCGTCTCCCCACAGCAGGGCGAACAGTACACGTCGCTGCAGTTACTCACCGAAGACGAGTCGGGTGACCTCGTCGCCGGCGGCACGCCGTCGGCCGTCGAACCCGGCGGCTCGATCGCGTTTACCACCGGAATCGAGAATCAGGAAGGCCACGAGCAGGAGTACACCGTGGTCATTCAGGAACAGTGGCTCGAGGACGGCGAAGTCTTCGATCGTACGGAGTTACAACGAACCGAACACAGCGTCAGCGACGGCGAGACGCTCACCGTCGATCGGGACGTGACGCCGACAGCCGAAAGCGGCACCGTTCGGATCGCGGTCTTGCTGTACGACGGCGAGGTGCCCGACGTCCCGACCGCCGACAACGCCTACCGACACGGCTACTTCTGGACCGACGTCGGCGAGGATCTCGAAGACGAGTAA
- a CDS encoding asparagine synthetase B family protein gives MPGVSIQYAQSTDRADGFDRTLEELCYFDNYTRTIHRRGQPWTIGSTSYPSYPIVEFETDEYWICLEGEIYETGTGASLSETLEAIVPKLFESTGTEPQQELQTWLSETDGEFVLYAVEKATDTLVLLNDIFGRLPVYYSDTEHGPVLTREIGFFFESPLGDLEFDRHGIAQYLLFGYILRDRTLWENIKTVPPGTQVTVQSDGTTSFRSVAEFDFDTPHHADKSLEENASALAEKFRTSCAVRSDVSRKNVLSLSGGHDSRSIAAAFHSLDQPCSAATFLKTTRETSADASIARDISQTLEFDWQLFPVDPVKTSNAETLLTIKRGLNHLGLSFLIDFFEQLQATYGANSTYYTGDGGDKTLPDLSPAKSLSTREELVSYTIAKNSLLSLDEVASITGLEKSEIVAEVAATLDAYPETNLERKYVHFLTHERGFSWLFEGEDRNRYFFWSTSPFYSVEFFRYAMNVPDEQKEHNRLYREFLRELWPQAIEFDDADFGTPMSSPRYKVVQYGLSFLGRHPSLEDVARVIYRGEVSSEYHPNIARLLTEYTTQSPALDQYLDVDTIRTFANDTSSCGQHQIYNLLTVSAAIMLAEQETAFASRELALEAVPS, from the coding sequence ATGCCCGGAGTCAGCATTCAATACGCGCAATCTACGGATCGAGCGGACGGGTTCGACCGAACGCTCGAGGAGTTATGCTATTTCGATAACTATACACGGACGATACATCGACGGGGGCAGCCGTGGACGATCGGCTCCACGAGCTATCCCTCCTATCCGATCGTCGAGTTCGAAACTGACGAGTACTGGATCTGTCTCGAAGGAGAGATTTACGAGACCGGAACCGGCGCCTCGCTTTCCGAAACGCTCGAGGCGATCGTGCCGAAGCTCTTCGAATCAACAGGGACGGAGCCACAGCAGGAACTGCAGACCTGGCTGTCGGAGACCGACGGCGAGTTCGTGCTGTACGCTGTCGAGAAGGCAACTGACACACTCGTGCTTCTCAACGATATCTTTGGCCGACTCCCCGTCTACTATTCGGATACAGAACACGGCCCCGTATTGACCCGCGAAATCGGGTTCTTCTTCGAATCACCGCTTGGAGATCTCGAGTTCGACCGGCACGGAATCGCCCAGTATCTCCTCTTCGGATATATTCTACGAGATCGAACGCTCTGGGAGAACATCAAGACGGTGCCGCCGGGAACGCAGGTGACGGTTCAGTCCGACGGCACCACCTCGTTTCGGTCCGTTGCCGAATTCGATTTCGACACACCTCATCACGCGGACAAATCCCTCGAGGAAAATGCGAGCGCCCTCGCCGAGAAGTTCCGCACGTCCTGTGCCGTTCGAAGCGACGTGAGCCGAAAGAACGTACTCTCACTCAGCGGCGGCCACGACTCCCGGTCGATCGCAGCCGCCTTCCACTCCCTAGACCAGCCGTGCTCCGCGGCGACGTTTCTCAAAACGACGCGAGAGACGAGCGCCGACGCCTCTATCGCACGCGACATCAGTCAAACGCTCGAGTTCGACTGGCAACTGTTCCCCGTCGATCCCGTCAAGACCTCGAACGCGGAGACACTGCTCACGATCAAGCGAGGACTCAATCATCTGGGTCTGTCGTTCTTGATCGACTTCTTCGAGCAGCTGCAAGCCACCTACGGGGCAAACAGCACCTACTACACTGGCGACGGCGGCGATAAAACGCTCCCCGATCTGAGTCCCGCGAAGTCACTGTCCACGCGCGAGGAGTTGGTGTCGTACACGATCGCCAAAAACAGCCTGTTGTCGCTCGACGAGGTTGCGAGTATCACCGGCCTCGAGAAAAGCGAGATCGTCGCCGAGGTGGCTGCGACGCTGGACGCGTACCCAGAGACGAACCTCGAGCGGAAGTACGTCCACTTCCTCACCCACGAGCGCGGCTTTAGCTGGCTGTTCGAGGGCGAGGATCGGAACCGGTACTTCTTCTGGAGTACGTCGCCGTTTTATTCGGTTGAGTTCTTCAGATACGCGATGAACGTGCCGGACGAGCAGAAAGAACACAACCGCTTGTACCGGGAGTTCCTCCGGGAGCTGTGGCCGCAGGCGATCGAATTCGACGACGCCGACTTCGGCACGCCGATGTCCTCGCCCCGGTACAAAGTCGTTCAGTACGGACTCTCGTTTCTCGGCCGACATCCATCGCTCGAGGACGTCGCCCGCGTGATTTACCGCGGCGAGGTCAGTTCGGAGTATCATCCGAATATCGCTCGACTGCTCACCGAGTACACCACCCAGTCACCGGCTCTCGATCAGTATCTGGACGTCGACACGATCCGAACGTTCGCAAACGACACCAGTTCTTGTGGTCAACACCAGATCTACAACCTCCTCACGGTGAGCGCTGCGATCATGCTCGCAGAACAGGAGACGGCATTCGCCAGCCGAGAGTTAGCGCTCGAGGCGGTGCCATCGTAG
- a CDS encoding GNAT family N-acetyltransferase, with translation METERLTLEEWGEALPRSGYEVFHDPDALAVLDAHVDAELRLYGTAKGQQIVGLLPVFVDEKSVGRTVFSPPLSLGVPRLGPIINPNSPKRRKWERINSELADAVADDLETDKRSTLFRMTCPLEYADPRPYGWNEFSMEPEFTYVVDLEDCADLEDAMSGFSKSLRNEMRRYDELDLTIDTEGIDTALRVYDDVVDQYEEYDDTAPMTRPFLRDLLSSLDDDRWRVYAARTPDGTYKSGIITLVSPDLAYYWQGGVTASYEHVSVNNLLHRAILEDIVTDPALESVTGYDLVGANTERLCEYKGKFNGELRPYYVVESEGLEMTLAKSAYQKLSGSLK, from the coding sequence ATGGAGACTGAACGACTGACGCTCGAAGAGTGGGGCGAGGCGTTACCGCGGTCGGGATACGAAGTGTTTCACGATCCGGACGCACTCGCCGTGCTCGACGCCCACGTCGACGCCGAATTGCGACTCTACGGGACGGCCAAGGGCCAACAGATCGTCGGCCTGTTACCGGTGTTCGTCGACGAGAAATCGGTCGGCCGAACGGTGTTCTCGCCGCCGCTCTCGCTCGGCGTCCCTCGGCTGGGCCCGATCATCAACCCCAACAGCCCGAAACGCCGCAAGTGGGAACGAATCAACAGCGAGTTGGCCGACGCGGTCGCCGACGATCTCGAGACCGACAAACGGTCGACGCTGTTCCGGATGACCTGCCCGCTCGAGTATGCCGACCCCCGGCCGTACGGCTGGAACGAGTTCTCGATGGAGCCCGAATTTACGTACGTCGTCGACCTCGAGGATTGTGCCGACCTCGAGGATGCGATGTCGGGATTCAGCAAGAGCCTCCGAAACGAGATGCGCCGCTACGACGAACTCGATCTGACGATCGACACCGAGGGGATCGACACCGCCCTCCGGGTCTACGACGACGTCGTCGACCAGTACGAGGAGTACGACGATACCGCCCCGATGACCCGCCCGTTCCTGCGCGACCTGCTCTCGAGTCTGGACGACGATCGGTGGCGCGTGTACGCGGCCCGAACCCCCGACGGGACGTATAAAAGCGGAATCATCACGCTGGTTTCGCCCGACTTGGCCTACTACTGGCAAGGCGGCGTCACCGCCTCCTACGAACACGTCAGCGTCAACAACCTCCTCCACCGCGCCATCCTTGAGGACATCGTCACCGATCCCGCCCTCGAGTCGGTGACGGGCTACGACCTCGTCGGGGCCAACACCGAACGACTCTGTGAGTACAAAGGAAAGTTCAACGGCGAGTTGCGGCCGTACTACGTCGTGGAGTCGGAGGGGCTCGAGATGACGCTGGCGAAGTCGGCGTATCAGAAGCTCTCAGGTTCGCTAAAGTAA